From a region of the Nerophis lumbriciformis linkage group LG06, RoL_Nlum_v2.1, whole genome shotgun sequence genome:
- the LOC133608403 gene encoding uncharacterized protein, producing the protein MCERTIAKYEEELSRTKEEKERQRQLLDALFNKHQVVSHRKDVLSPQQQEWTSMVKQEEPQPPHIKEEEEEHSISQEGEHLRGPNEFSVVGVIVKGEGDAVKGESEEKREAERPSSSSSQHMTREGDGGGSQADLAPLSDSEDTTSHSSDTDDDDDDEDSKADQTDDRCWKCSECGKTFNRKGNLNVHMRIIHAGEKPFCCQMCGKQFSTKAHVARHARTHFGDDDDNTRFQCSQCDKTFSSKGNLNVHMRIIHKGEKPFGCAVCGKRFSTKAHMATHTRTHSRDNDNARFECSQCDKTFSNKGNLTVHMRIIHKGEKPFCCANCGKQFSSKGHVTAHMRTHTGEKPYACSVCNRRFSRWSLVVRHQRTHTGEKPFTCSSCGVAFSQKSGLTKHTRIHTKERPYSCSICHRSFAVSSGLDKHMTIHTGEKPFTCSVCGLSFVRKLVLKVHMRIHTGEKAFSCSVCDERFSYKYQVDKHKCVAETRT; encoded by the exons atgtgcgaaagaacgattgcaaagtacgaggaggaactttctagaacaaaagaggagaaggagcgacaacgtcaactactggacgctcttTTCaacaaacatcaagttgtgtcacACAGaaaag ATGTCCTCAGTCCTCAGCAGCAGGAGTGGACCTCCATGGTGAAgcaggaggagccacagcccccccacatcaaagaggaagaggaggaacacagcatcagtcaggagggggAACATCTTCGAGGACCGAATGAGTTCTCGGTGGTCGGTGTCATCGTGAAGGGTGAAGGTGATgcggtcaaaggtgaaagtgaggagaagagagaggcggagagaccaagcagcagctcaagtcAACACATGACAAGAGAAGGTGatggtggaggatcacaagcagacttaGCTCCActgtcagatagtgaggacacaacgtcacactcttctgacactgatgatgatgatgatgatgaagactctaaggCCGATCAGACTGACGACAGATGCTGGAAATGCTCAGAATGTGGCAAAACCTTCAACAGGAAGGGCAATCTCAATGTGCACATGAGGATCATTCATGCAGGCGAGAAACCTTTCTGCTGTCAAATGTGTGGTAAACAATTCTCTACAAAAGCACACGTGGCGCGGCACGCCAGAACGCACTTTGGCGACGACGACGACAACACGCGCTTTCAGTGCTCCCAATGTGACAAAACTTTTAGCAGCAAGGGGAATCTCAACGTGCACATGAGGATAATACACAAAGGCGAGAAACCATTCGGCTGTGCAGTTTGCGGTAAGCGATTCTCCACAAAAGCGCACATGGCGACACACACAAGAACGCACTCCCGTGACAATGACAACGCGCGCTTTGAATGTTCTCAGTGTGACAAGACGTTTAGCAACAAAGGAAATCTGACCGTGCACATGAGGATCATTCACAAGGGCGAGAAACCGTTCTGCTGCGCAAATTGTGGCAAGCAATTCTCGTCGAAAGGTCACGTGACGGCGCACATGCGAACGCACACCGGCGAGAAACCATACGCCTGCTCGGTCTGCAACAGACGTTTCTCTCGTTGGTCACTAGTGGTGCGACACCAGCGAACGCACACCGGAGAGAAACCGTTCACTTGCTCGTCATGCGGCGTCGCATTCTCTCAAAAGTCAGGTTTGACAAAACACACCAGAATACATACTAAAGAAAGACCATACTCCTGCTCAATCTGCCACCGAAGTTTCGCAGTGAGTTCAGGATTGGATAAGCACATGACGATACACACTGGGGAAAAACCTTTTACCTGTTCAGTCTGCGGATTAAGTTTTGTTCGGAAGTTagttttgaaagtacacatgagaatacacacgggTGAGAAAGCGTTCAGTTGCAGCGTGTGCGATGAAAGGTTCTCTTATAAGTACCAGGTGGACAAACACAAATGTGTGGCTGAGACCAGGACATGA